One Coffea arabica cultivar ET-39 chromosome 5c, Coffea Arabica ET-39 HiFi, whole genome shotgun sequence DNA window includes the following coding sequences:
- the LOC140007380 gene encoding uncharacterized protein — MDVENQHLLQSLLPSTATPTNAATEDICLPIQFTSNSAKVYLSSSSGIISRLVFIISIGIVSIWANHEASKGFSISIINEARETSPGKRFDLFYASNDEASRLLLTTSKFVEDFLYPNGSFPKKKVNHVILRLSSRNLSSSIVVDSGQEHDRGHQFVLHISPSVLEETNFSHAMFLAVQQGMARIWLWDGQGNAPSTLINGIVEYLSNIAVSSGGLLGFGSLDLESMEKDSNCWKSKNPKAVAQFLNYCELEKPGFIRRLNQALRNGWHDRTVDDALGMSAQHLREVHHNSSPMYLSHI, encoded by the coding sequence ATGGATGTAGAGAATCAACATCTCCTCCAATCCCTCCTACCCTCCACCGCCACCCCCACTAACGCCGCAACCGAAGACATCTGCTTACCGATTCAATTCACTAGTAACTCGGCCAAAGTTTACTTGTCAAGTTCATCAGGGATCATTTCCAGGCTAGTTTTCATCATCTCCATTGGAATAGTCTCCATATGGGCAAACCATGAAGCCTCCAAGGGATTTTCAATATCCATTATCAACGAAGCTCGCGAAACATCCCCGGGAAAGCGTTTCGATCTTTTTTATGCGTCAAATGATGAAGCTTCACGTTTACTTCTCACCACAAGCAAGTTTGTTGAAGATTTTCTTTACCCTAACGGTAGTTTCCCTAAGAAGAAAGTCAACCATGTCATCCTCCGGCTCTCCAGCCGGAATTTATCGAGCTCCATCGTTGTTGACTCCGGCCAAGAACATGATCGCGGCCATCAGTTTGTTCTTCATATTAGTCCTTCAGTCTTGGAGGAGACAAATTTTAGCCATGCCATGTTCTTAGCAGTACAACAAGGCATGGCACGTATATGGCTATGGGATGGTCAAGGCAATGCCCCGTCAACTCTTATCAACGGCATTGTTGAGTACCTAAGCAATATAGCTGTTTCTTCCGGTGGGCTATTAGGTTTTGGGAGCTTGGATTTGGAATCAATGGAGAAAGACAGCAATTGCTGGAAGAGCAAGAATCCTAAGGCCGTGGCACAATTCTTGAATTACTGTGAGTTGGAAAAACCAGGTTTCATCAGACGGTTGAATCAAGCTCTGAGAAATGGATGGCATGATCGAACGGTGGATGATGCATTAGGCATGTCTGCCCAACACCTACGTGAAGTTCATCATAATTCTTCACCGATGTACCTATCCCACATTTAA